The Rhizobium rhizogenes sequence TCCAGCGGGCCTGAAAAGTAAAGGAGCTTTCCCGTTGCAAAGGCAGCGGCATCGACGTCGGAAAGGCCCTTTCAGCGGGCATACCATCTTCATACCAAATATTTCAGAGGAACTTACGCACTGGAATTCCCGCCAGTCCATGCTCTAGGCTATGGTGACGATAAGTGCACCGCGTTCCCATGGCCCGTCACGCACGTACCGGAGTAACCATTGGCGACGTAGAAACAATGTCTGCCCGCAGGCCTGACGTTATGGGGAGAATGACCATTTTGAAACATGTGCTTCCAGTGGTTTTATTCGCGTTTTCGCTTGGTCTGCCGCTTTCATCGGCCCGGGCGGATGTTTCATCCACTCATCAAAACGAGGCGGCATCCGCATTCCAGGCTCTTGACGCGCTTGCACGAGACGCCCGCGCGCAGGGGGATTTACCACGCTTGTCCAATCCTACCCATGCCAGGGTGCTCGACCGGTTGTGGAACGTCGAGGCGACACTTGGTGCGCCGCCTTATCAAGCGGCCGATGTTCCCGCACTTCTGACAATCGGCGACAGGGCCGGCGCCGTTTTCAAAACTTACGTGCTGTTTGCCCCACAGAACGGCACGGTTCCCGATACCGCCGCGAACACATTCAAATATCAGGATGAAATCGCGCGCGCCGGGGCCTATCTGCTCAATGTATATGCGGCAGAGCTGGAGGCCGCCACCGACTTCGTCAGCAAGCTGCCCGCCGATCAGATGAACGAGGCGCGCCGCGCCGGCTTGCGCCAGATGCGGCTCGGGATCACGGAACAGGTCACGGGATTGATGCTCATGCTGCGTTCACCGGGCTTGCGCCCCGAGAACCGCCTGCTTTTGCTGGACGCACTCAATGGCAGCGCCATTCCTCTTGCGGCTGCCATATCGCCAGCGGACAGGAAAGCCGTTACAGCCCAGATCGAGGCAGCCCTGCCCGGGTTGTCCCAACCCGAGCATGACAGGGCACAGACACTGAAATCCGCTTTCACACCCCAGGAATGCAACGGCCTTTGCGCCTTGGGTAACTAGCCGCCGGGCGGCGCACCCCGCCCCGGTTGCTCGGCTTGAGACGAAAGGCAGGGCACGGGATCACCTCGACATCATCGCCAACGGCCACAGGACGATCTGGGGGAAGATCACGAGCAACACAAGGACCGCGATCTGAGCGACCATGAAGGGCACCACACCCTTGATGACACCGGTCATCGGAACGCGTGCCACCCCGCAGACGACATTGAGCACGGTGCCGACCGGCGGTGTTACCAATCCGATTGCGTTGTTCATGATGAACAATACGCCGAAATAGACCGGGTCTATTCCTGCCTGCTTGACGATTGGCATCAGCACCGGGGTCAAGATCAGAACCGTCGGTGTGAAGTCCATCGCCGTGCCGACGATGAGGACGATCACCATGAGGATCGCCATCAGGATAATCTTGTTATCCATGAACGGCTGGACCATGTCGGCCAATTGCTGCGGGATGTTCGCGGTCGTGATGAGCCAGGCGGAAACGCCGGCAGCGGCGACGAGGAACATGACGACGGCGGTGGTTTCGGCCGCGCGATACATCAGCCCGAACAGGTCGGAAAGCTTGATTTCACGATAGACAAAGACGCCGACAAACAGGGAATAGACCGCCGCTATCACCGCCGCTTCGGTCGGCGTAAAGGCGCCGATCTTCAGTCCGCCGATGACGACGACGGGCATGACGAGCGCCCACAGCGCCTTGCGTGTCTCGCTCAGCCGCTCGGCAAGGTTCCGTCTGGGTTCGACACCGGGATTATCGCGCCCGATGCTCCAGCGCCAGGCCAGCATGATGGCAAGGCCCATCAGGATTCCGGGCACGATGCCGGCCAGAAAGAGTTTGGTGATGGATACGCCGCCAGCGACACCAAAGATGATCATGCCGACCGAAGGCGGAAGCACCGGTGCGATGATGCCGCCGCAGGAGATCAGCCCGCAGGAGCGATTGATATCGTAGCCGGCATTGCGCATCAGCGGGATGAGCACGGATGCAAGTGCCGCCGCATCGGCAACCGCCGAGCCGGAAAGCGACGCCATGACGATGGCGGCCAGAACCGCGACATAACCGAGGCCGCCGCGAATATGTCCGATCCACGCCATGGCCATGGTAATGATGCGCCGGGTCATGCCGCCGGCATTCATCAGTTCACCGGCCAGCATGAAGAAGGGAACGGCAAGCAGGGGAAAGCTGTTGGCGCCGTCCCACATGTTCTGGATGACGATCTGCGGATCGGTGATGCCCATATAGAGCATCATCACAAGACCGCATCCGATCAGCGCGAACGCAACCGGCATGCCGAGCGCCATCAGGCCAAGAAGCGAGCCTATGAAGACAAAAACGATCATGATCAGCGCCCCTTCTGCTCGTCGGTCGCGCGTGCCGCCTGAAGCCCCTCATCGAGGCCCTCCTCATGCACGTCGATCAGTTCGTCATCGGCAATGTCTCCCATGACCAGCCGCACGAGGTTCGACAGGCAGATCAGGGCGATCGCCGCGCCGGTGACATAGCTGACGCCATAGACCCACAACATGCTAATCTCCGCGACCGGAGATTCCGTGATTTTCAGGATGTCGTGCTGAAGCCAGGTGCCGTAAAAGATGAAGGCGGCGCAGATGAGCATCACCACCTGGCTGATTGCCCAGCACAGCTTTCGTCCAAGGACCGGCAACGTCTGCACGACGATATCGACACCCAGATGGCTGCGTCTGTGCAGGCCGATGATCCCCCCGAGGAAGGTCATCCACACGAAGGCAAATCGTGGAAGCTCCTCCGAAATGTCGATCCCGGTGTTAAAAAACAGACGCAGAACGACATTGCCGAAGACCATCACAAGCATCGTGGCCATGCAGAGTACAAGGATGATCTCAATCGCGCGGTAAAAACCGCCGACGCCTGCATCCAGAAATGCGCGCATTTTCCTCTCCCCGGCGAGACGGCCGCCGCATTCGATGTGCGGCGCCCCTCGCAGATTTCACAGTCCCGTCCGCAGCACCACGGTGGCGAGCCGGCACTCAGCCGGCCCGCTGGCGATAACGGTTTTATTTTCTGTGTTTGGCGATCTCGGCATAAAACTGGTCGACGAACTCGACGCCGATCACGTCCCTCGCCTTGGTAACGACCGGCTCGATCGCCGTGCGGATCGCATCGAGTTCCGCTGGCGGCATTACCGTCGCCGCCATGCCCTCGGCCTCGAGTTTCTTCAGGGCTTCGCCGGCATCGCGCAATTCGGCCTCGCGCTGGAAGATGCGTGTTTTCTCTGCCGCGGCCTGAACGGCACTCTGCTGTTCCGGCGTCAGCGAATCATGGAACTTCGCGGAAGAAAGCAGCGCCACCGGCGTATAGACGTGATTGGTGACTGTCAGATATTTCTGCACCTCGAACATCTTGTTCGCATACATGTCCACGAAAGGATGCTCATAGCCATCGAGCGCCCTTGTTTCCAGCGCCGTGTAGACCTCGGTGAACGCCATTGGCACGGCGTTCATGCCAAGCGCCTTGAAGCTTGCGAGCGCCATGGGGCTTTGCATGACCCGAACCTTCAGCCCCTTCATATCGGCGAGCGATGCCACCGGGTGCTTGCTGTTCGATAGATTGCGGAACGCGCCGCCGGCCCAGACAAGGCCGTGGATTTTCATGTCGGCAAGGTTGTCGAGCAGGCGTTTTCCCTGTGGGCCGTCGAGCACGTCCGCTGCCTCGGCATCGGTCGCGAAGAGGAAAGGAATGTCAAAGATCTGAAGTTCCTTCTCATGGGTGGCGATTGGCGCGAGTGCACCCATGTAGAAGTCGATGGTTCCCGACTGGAGCGCCATCAACATCTTTTCTTCGGAGCCGATTGCGGAATTGCCGAAGACATCGACTTTGACGCTGCCGCCGGTTGCCTTCGCCACTTCCTCGGCAAAATATTTCATTGCCGCCGAGCGTGGATGGGTGTCGGCGAAGCCATGGCCTAGCTTTGCCACCTTGACGTCCTGGGCAAGGATCGGCGTCGCCGGCATGGCGGCAAAGGCAATCGCCGCACACAGGCCGACACCGAAGCCGCGCCGCGCCATATCCTGCGTGACGCCCGTGCCGAAGCACGATGCCAGATATTGTTTTCCCGCGCCGAATGCGCGCTTCATCGATACGAGTTTCATATTGCTCCTCCCCTTGGTTTTACTGGAACCCGTCACGCTCTCCCCAAGCGCGACGAAACGAATTGCGGGCGCTCGCCTACAACACGGAAATCATGCCGCCATCGGCATAGACGATCTGGCCATTGACGTAGTCGGACGCTGCGGACGCAAAATAGATGACGGTTCCCGCCAGTTCTTCGGGCCGGCCCCAGCGCCGCGCCGGCGTGCGCGCCTTGACCCAGGCGTCGAATTCCGGGTTGGCGAGCAGGGCCTCGTTCATATCCGTGATCATGTAGCCGGGGCCGATCGCATTGGCCTGAATGCCCTTTTCGGCCCACTCTGCCGCCATGGCCTTGGTCAGCATCTTGATGCCGCCTTTCGCCACGGTGTAAGGCGCAACCGTTGCCCGGGCGAGTTCGGAGGTCAGCGATCCGATGTTGATGATCTTGCCGGAACCGCGCTCCGCCATCCGCCTCGCCGCCTCCCGGCCAACAAGGAAGGCCGAGGTCAGATTGGTATCGATCACCCGGCGCCAGTCGGCGGTCTCCAGTTCAAGCATCGGCTTGCGAAACTGGATACCGGCATTGTTGACGAGGATATCCACCCGGATACCGTCCCGGTCGAGCCGCTCGAAGGCTGCGATGACAGCAGCTTCGTCGGTCACGTCAAACGCCGCCGTCAGCACGTCGCGGCCGGCCGAGCGCATCGCCGTGGCCGCCTCTTCCAGTCGCTTGGCGTCGACGCCATTGAGGATAACCCGGGCGCCGGCATTCGCCAGCCCCTCGGCAAAGGCCCGCCCCAAACCACGGGACGAACCGGTGACCAGCGCCGTCTTGCCGCTCAGATCGAATAGTGAGACGCTCATGACGATTCCCCCCTCAGAGTTCAGAGACGCGCACGGACAGATCCGAGCGTTCGAAGAAGGACGGTTGCAGCTCAGTGCCGAGGCCGGGGCCTTCCATTGGGTAAACGAAGCCGCCCTCGATACGCGGAACCTCCGTCACCAGTTCGCGATACCAGCCCTTGTAAAAGGCACGCACGCTTTCCTGGATGAGGGTGTTGGGTTGCGAAAAGCTCATATGGATGGCCGCAGCGAACCCGACCGGGCCGATGCAGTCATGCGGGGCAAAAGGCCGGTGATAGGTTTCCGCCATGGCCGCGATCTTGCGGCCCTCGGTCAAACCGCCCGTCCAGCACAGGTCGGCCATGACGACATGGGCGGCGTCGCGGTCGAGATAGTCCTTGTAGGCAAAACGTGTCCCGAGCGTTTCGGAGGCGCAAGTCCACACATCGGTGGAATGCGCGTATTCGGCAAGCGCCTGCGGCGAATTCATCCGTATCGGATCTTCGTACCATGTGGGCTTGAACGGTTCGAGCGCCCGCGCGATCTGCTTGGCAACCGGCAGGTTCCACAGCGAGTGGAACTCGACCATGATATCCATCTTGTCGCCGACGGCCTTGCGGACCAGCTCGAACGGCTTGATCGCCGTCTTCATCTGTTCCGCCGTGATGAACAGGCCGCGGTTTTCCATCGCCGGAGGATCGAACGGCCAGATCTTCATGGCCGTGATGCCGTTCGACAGGAGATCCTCCGCCAGTTCGCCCGCCCGGTTCATGAAACCGTCGAGATCCTCGTAAGGACCCGCCTCTTCCCCCAGGTTCCAGGTGTCGACCGGCTTGATCTTCTTCGTCCGCACATAGCGGCTTCCGGCGCAGGTATTGTAGACGCGCATCTTCTCCACGCAGAGCCCGCCCAGCATCTGGTGAACGGGCTGCCCGCACACCTTGCCGAACAGATCCCATAGCGCGATGTCGATTGCGGAGGCGGCCCGATGTTCCGCCCCCGTCGAAGCATGCGCCATGGGCAGGTTGAGCATTTCCCGGTGAAGAGCCTCTATATGAAGCGGATTGCGGCCCACGAGCCGGCTTGCCAGCGTATCGTGGATGTGGGCCTCAACGGCCGCCGCCCCGTAAAAGGTTTCGCCGAGGCCGGTAACGCCCTGATCCGTCTCCACATGCACCCAGAGAACATTGGAGAACTCCTCTGCACGAAAAGTCTTGATCGCAGTTATCTTCATCATCGCTTCCGTTCAATCCGCCCGGCTTTCGCCAGGTCGCCATTTCAGCGGGAGAACCACAGAGACAAAGGAAATCCATCGATCGCATGCGAGAGCATGCGGCCCTGTTTCTCCATCAAGGTCTGACTGACGATTCTCTCCGCCCGATTTTTATGGCAGAATTTCTGCCAGTCTCTTATAATGCTGTCAACCGAAATTATGAAAGTAGTATTCCGAAATGACAAAAGCTGTAGGACAGGTTTTCGAAGAAGATATAGGTCTCGTTGAGCGAGCCATAGTCGACGTGCGCGCCTATATGCGCGAAAACCAGCTTCGGCCGGGCAGCCCCATGCCAAGCGAAACAGCCATGGCCGCCAAGCTCGACGTTTCCCGGTCCGTGGCGCGGGAGGCCTTTCGTGCCCTTGCCGCGCTTGGAATCCTGGAAGTCAGCTCCGGTCGCCGGGCGCGTGTTGCCGCACCGGATGCGATACCGCTCAGCATGATTCTCGATCATACCGTGACAACGAAGCAGCTCAGCGTTCAGCAGGTTCTCGACGTTCGGCGCACGCTTGAGCTGCGCACGGCAAGCCTTGCGTCGCTGCGCCGGACGGACGCGCAGGCGCGGGAGCTTCTCCAGATCGTGGAAGACATGTTCAACGCGCTCGAAACACCGGAGGCGGTGATGGAACTCGACATTCGTTTCCACGAACTGATCGCCCAGGCTTCCGGCAACTCCCTTTATGGAATCATCGTCGGCTCTTTCCGCGTCGTAACGCAGCAGACCTGGCATATCGGCTGGCGTAGCCGCGCCACTCTGGAGAACCGCACGGAAAACATCCGCTGCCACCAGAGGATCGCTGAAGCGATCAGCCTGCAGAATATGGAGATGGCGGAGGCTGCCATGACCGAGCATTTCGACTCGGCCGTCGGCGTCCTGCTTCGGGCGGGCGTCAACTGACGAAGCCATGAGGTGAACATCGCCTGCCGCCGCACCCGGACGTTTGCCCGGCATGGCTCCGTTTCGGGATCGCCTCCTTCCCGGCCGTGAGAGACACGGACGCCGATGCGGTAGTTGCGGCGATGCGCGCCGCACCGCCACGGGTCGCGTCTGCTTGGTCAAAACAGGCGTTACCATTCGGCGACACTACCATCCTGATGGCGCCATAGCGGATTACGCCAGCGATGGCCTTGCCTCGCCATTTCGATCACATGCGCCTCATCAACCTCAATACCCAGGCCGGGACCCTGCGGTATTTCGACAAACCCGTTCTCGTAACGGAAGACATCCTTGTTGGTGATGTAGTCCAGAAGGTCGCTGCCCTGATTGTAGTGAATACCAAGGCTCTGTTCCTGGATAAACGCGTTGTGGCTGACAGCATCGATTTGCAGGCAGGCGGCCAGAGCAATCGGTCCAAGCGGGCAATGCGGCGCAAGGGCAACGTCATAAGCCTCCGCCATCGTCGCAATCTTGCGGCATTCGGTAATTCCGCCCGCATGCGAAAGATCAGGCTGGATGATATCGACATAGCCGCCGGAGAGAACGGATTTGAAATCCCAGCGTGAGTAAAGCCGTTCGCCGAGCGCGATCGGCGCCGAGCAATGATTGGCAATTTCCTTCAGCGCCTCGAGATTTTCCGAAAGCACCGGCTCTTCGATGAACATCAGCTTGAACTGCTCGAGTTCCCGTGCCAGCACCTTGGCCATTGGCCTGTGAACCCGGCCATGGAAATCGGCGCCTATTCCGATATGCGGCCCCACCGCATCGCGCACGGCGCCTATCGTCGCGACGATGGCGTCGATTTTGTCGTTGCCGTCGACAATCTGCAGCTCTTCAGCGCCATTCAGCTTGATCGCCTTGAATCCCGCGGCAACGACGTCCCGCGCATTCTTCGCGACGTCACTCGGGCGATCACCGCCGATCCATGAATAGACCTTGATCCTGTCGCGGCACTGGCCGCCAAGCAGCGCGTGGACCGGCTGGCCGAGCGCCTTGCCCTTGATATCCCAGAGCGCCTGATCGATCCCGGCAATGGCACTCATATGGACCGCGCCACCCCGATAAAAGCCACCGCGATACATGACCGTCCAGTGATCCTCGATCAGGAACGGATCCTTGCCGATGAGGTAATCCTCCAGCTCATGCACGGCAGCCTGAACCGTCAGTGCCCTGCCTTCGACCACGGGCTCGCCCCAGCCGGTAATGCCCTCATCCGTCTCGATCTTGAGGAACAGCCAGCGTGGTGGAACGATATAGGTGGTGAGTTTTGTGATCTTCATGGTGTTCTCCTCCGCACCTGCGCCGGCGGTTCGAGCCATTATTTAGCCGGATATTGAATATCCGCCATCGACGGGGATGGCGGCACCGGTGATGAAACCGGAGCCGGGACCGGCAAGAAAGGCGGCAATGCCCTCGAAATCCTCCCCGCGCCCCCAGCGCCCGGCAGGCGTGCGGGAAAGTACTTTCTGGTTCAGCCCCTCCACCTCCTGCCTGGCCGAAGCGCCCAGATCCGTGTCGATCCATCCCGGCAGAACGGCGTTGACCTGAATGTTGTCCGGCGCCCAGGCAACGGCGAGCGACCGGGTCAGCTGGACGATACCGCCTTTGCTCGCCCCATAGGCGGGTGCGAAAGAAGCGCCGAATATGGATGTCATGGAGCCGATATTGATGATCTTACCCTCACCGGCTGCCTTCATCGCCGGGTAAGCCGCCTTTGAGCAGACGAATGCCGCAGTCAGATTGGTTTGAATGATGCGGTTCCAGTCGGAGAGATCAAAGATTTCCGGCGCGCGGCGGACATTGATGCCGGCATTGTTGACGAGGATGTCGAGCCGGCCTTCCGCCTGCACCAGATCTCCGATGGCCTGTATGTTGGCGTTGTCATCACTGATATCCAGTTCCAGAAACCGGCCTGAACCTCCTGTTGCGTCAAGAAGCCGGACGGCATCCTCGCCCTTGCGCAGGTTGCGCCCGGCAATCACCACCCTTGCCCCGGCCTTTGCCAGACCAACGGCCATTGACAGCCCGATACCGCCATTGCCGCCGGTAACGAGGGCTACTTTTCCCGAGAGGGACATGGTTGATACAGAATTCATGCCTGACGCCTTTCAGAACGACAATTGTACCTTCATCGCCCGCGACCGGTCGGTGGCCAGCATGAAGGCCTCATCAGCCTCCTGAAAAGGCAATGTGTGGGTTACGAGCGGTTTCAGATCGATGCGGCCGGAGTTCATCAGATCGACGGCCTGCCGGAATTCACCGTCGAATCGGAAGGTGCCGCGTAACTGCAATTCCTTGGTGACGATCGCATTGATCGGCAGGGTCACATCACCGCCAAGTCCGAGCTGGACGATGATGCCGCCGGCACGAATGGCCGCAAGCGCGCCATTGAGTGCAGCCTGATTGCCCGATGCTTCAAACAATATGTCGATCGTACCCTTGCCCGTGGCGTAGGGCGCAAGCGCTTCCGGGGCCGTCCTCATGTTGAGAACCGCGGTGGCGCCGAGTCTGCTGGCAACCTGCAGCGGGAATTCGCCCACATCCGTTGCGACGATCTCCGCAGCACCTGCATTGCGCGCGACCAGCACACACAAAGCCCCGATAGGACCGCAGCCCGTCACCAGCACACGCTTGCCCAGAAGCGGCCCCGCCTGTTTCATGGCATGCAGAACGACCGCAAGCGGCTCGGCCATGGCCGCTTCCGCCATGGTAACGGTGTCGGCGATCGGAATAGCCTGGGCAGCACTGACGGTAATGCTTTGGCGAAAACCACCCTGCGCATGCGGCAGGCGCATGGCGCTGCCCATGAACTGCATGTTCATGCACTGGTTATGGGCGCCTTCACGGCAATATTCACACTCGTAGCACGGTGAACTCGGATTGACCGATACCCGCATGCCCGGCACCAGATGCGAAACGCCGGCGCCGCATTCCTCGATGATGCCCGCCATCTCGTGACCGAGTGCCATCGGTTCGCGCACGCGGATGTTGCCGGAGCCTCCATGCAGATAATAATGGAGATCGGAACCGCAAATGCCCCCGGCCTTGACCGCTATTCTAACCTGACCGGCAGCCGGGGCGACGCTTGCCACGGGCTCGATCCGCAGATCCTTCTGCGCGTGAATGATAACGCCTAACATCGAATTTTCCTTCCTGACTTCGCCATGACGGAGCCTAAGCAGCCTTCAAGCGAGACATTTTCTGGTTTGATGGAGCCGCTTACTGGCGAAAAGCTCCCCTGCCGCCCCGGCACTTCCTTTGAAAACTCTGGAAATCTGAAATATTGAGAAATTTCCTGTCATTGCATTTTGCAACTGACGAGACGGAACGGTAACCTCAGGCAGAATCTCGAGGAATGAAGCATGACCGGTGAAGACAAGAACGGGACGAAAGATGAGGACGGCAATCCGCAGGAGAAAAAGAGACGCAACAGCGTCAACCTGACGGAACTTGCCTATGAGCGCATCGAGCACCTGATCATTACCTGTGAGCTCAAGCCGGGCCGCTTTCTTTCCATTCAGGATTTGCAGAGAGAGACCGGATTGAGCCGCACACCCGTGCATCAGGCGGTCAGCCGGCTGGCCGCCGATACGCTCGTGATCATTCAACCCCGTCATGGTCTGCAGATCGCGCCCATCGACCTTGCCCGCGAGCGAATGCTTCTGCGCTTGCGGCGCGACCTCGAGCGTTTCGTCGTGTCGCTGGCCGCCGAGCACTCCACGTCCACGCACCGTTCGCAGATGCTGCACATCACCCGCATTCTGAAAGACCAGCGTGACACCATGGCGATCGGCGATTTCAATATTTTCGACCGCCGCATCGACAGGCTGATCCTGCTGGCGGCGGGAGAGCCCTTCCTCGAGCATACGCTGCGGCCGCTCCACACCCTGTTCCGACGTATCGGCCTTATCCACCACCGCAATATAGGCGGCGCGGAAAGCCTTGCCGGAAGCATCCAGAGCCATATCGGCATACTCGAGGCAATCGCCAAGCGGAATGTCGCCCTCGCCGTCGAGGCGTCCGACCAGCTGATCGACTATGTCGATCGGATGTTCGATGCCCTGGAGAGGGACATCGACCCGTCCATCCTCGATTCCAGCCTGGAATCGCTGATCTCGCTGTGAAGTATCGCCCCTTGCGTCCTTCATGATCCGGCTCCGGTGCTGAGATTATAGGCGCAGCCGCAGACCGGTTTCAGCCGAAAACAGAACGGCGTCATCAAGGTTGAACGCCAGCGAAACCGGATCACCGACTTTAAGCCCGGTGTAGCCCTGTTCGGTGACCATGACGGCATCCAGCTCACCTTCCTCGCGATGCGCCGTGCGGGCATTGCTGAGCGTCACCGCGATGACGGATTCGGCCCCGATATGCTCGACCAGCGTCACCGTTCCGTCGACGCTGCCGGGTTGACGTTCAGGCATCAGCCTGATCGCATTCGGGCGGATGCCGAACAGAACCTTGCCGTTCTCCCTGACCGCTGCCGACAGGCCCTGCGGCAATGCCAGCGCAATGCCACCGACGCTGACGACACCGCTTGCCGCATCGGCTTCGATAAGGTTCATCGGCGGCGTGCCGATAAAGCGCGCGACATAGGTATTGGCCGGATCGCTATAGATTTCGCGGGACGAACCGAATTGCTGAACCACGCCGTCGCGCATCAGCGCGATCTTGCTTCCCATCGTCATGGCCTCGACCTGATCGTGGGTCACGTAAACGAATGTACCGCCGATATCGGCATGCAGCTTGGAAATTTCCGCCCGCATCGACGTCCTGAGCTTGGCATCCAGATTGGAGAGCGGTTCATCCATCAGGAAGACTTC is a genomic window containing:
- a CDS encoding ABC transporter ATP-binding protein; this encodes MASITLKSVSKSFGAKDVIRNIDIAVSDGEFLVLLGPSGCGKSTLLRMLAGLESISGGEILIGSRRVDNLPPSDRDMAFVFQSYALYPHLTVRRNMTFPLVMKQFRWWHHLPVIGGLVRRRIENSPQVKEMVQRNARILGLTEMLDRFPRTLSGGQRQRVALGRAMVRQPEVFLMDEPLSNLDAKLRTSMRAEISKLHADIGGTFVYVTHDQVEAMTMGSKIALMRDGVVQQFGSSREIYSDPANTYVARFIGTPPMNLIEADAASGVVSVGGIALALPQGLSAAVRENGKVLFGIRPNAIRLMPERQPGSVDGTVTLVEHIGAESVIAVTLSNARTAHREEGELDAVMVTEQGYTGLKVGDPVSLAFNLDDAVLFSAETGLRLRL